Genomic window (Mycolicibacterium smegmatis):
GGTCGCCATGTTCGGTGCGACCTTCCTGGTGCCGGTTCTCACCGGTTTCCCGCCGGCCACCACACTGTTGTTTTCGGGTCTCGGCACGATCCTCTTCCTGATCATCACGCAGAACCGCTTGCCCAGCTATCTGGGGTCGAGCTTCGCGATCATCGCGCCCACCATCGCCGCGTCGACGTCGCACGGCCCATCAGGTGCGCTCGGTGGCATCGTCATCGTGGGCGCACTGCTCATCCTCATCGGCGCCGTGGTGCACTTCGCCGGTATCGGCTGGATCGAATCGTTGATGCCGCCGGTGGTGACCGGATCGATCGTGGCGCTCGTCGGGTTCAACCTGGCCCCAGCCGCCAAGGCCAACTTCGAAGAAGACGCTGTCACCGCCGCGGTCGTGCTGGTGCTCTTGCTGTTGTCACTGGTGGTGTTTCGGGGTCTGCTCGGACGGTTGGCGATCTTCACCAGCGTGGTGATCGGTTACTTCGTGGCACTGGCCCGCGGCAAGGTCGACACCAGCGCTATCGGCGCCGCGGACTGGGTCGGTCTGCCCGAGTTCACCACCCCCACCTTCCATCTGTCGGTGCTGCCGATGTTCATCCCGGTGGTGATGGTGCTGGTCGTCGAGAACATCGGCCACGTCAAGTCGATCACGGCGATGACCGGCATCGACAACAACAGCCGAGTGGGTCGCGCGCTGGCCGCCGACGGACTGGCGACGGTTCTGGCAGGTAGCGGCGGCGGTTCGGCCACCACCACGTATGCCGAGAACATCGGCGTGATGGCCGCGACCAAGGTGTACTCGACCGCGGCCTACTGGATCGCGGGCCTGGCGGCGATCCTGCTCGGCCTCTCCCCCAAGGTTGGCGCAGTGATTGCCTCCATCCCACCCGGTGTCCTCGGTGGTGTCACCGTCGCGCTCTACGGCCTGGTCGGGATCCTCGGCGTGCACATCTGGGTGACCAACAAGGTCGACTTCTCCAAGCCCATCAACCAGTTCACCGCCGCCATCGCCCTGGTGATCGGAATCGCCGACTTCACCTGGAAGATGGGCGATCTCGCCTTCGGCGGTATCGCGCTGGGCGCGATCGGCGCGGTGGTCGTCTACCACGTGATGCGGATGATCGGGCAGTGGCGCGGCACCGTGATCATCGATGGTCCGGCGTCTGATGACGCGGCAGCGCAAGATCTCACGGCGGGTCAGAAGGTGGCGCTCTGATGGTTACCACCCTGATCCGGGGCGGCACCGTGGTTTCGGCGACGGGGCGCCAGTCGATCGACGTGCTGATCGACGGGGCCACCATCGCGGCCCTGATCGAGCCCGGTGCCGCGCCGTTCGGTGATGGGCTCGCCGAACGTGTCGACAACGTCGTCGACGCCACCGGCAAGTACGTGATCCCCGGCGGCGTTGACGCCCACACCCACATGCAGATGCCGTTCGGTGGCACCACCGCGTCGGACACGTTCGAAACCGGCACGCGCGCAGCCGCACTGGGCGGCACCACCACCATCGTCGATTTCGCGATCCAGACCCCAGGCGAACATGTTCAGGACACTCTGCAGGCGTGGCACGAGAAAGCGGCAGGGAACTGCGCGATCGATTACGGATTCCACCAGATCATCGGTGACGTCAACACCGAATCACTCGCGGCGATGGGCGAGCTGATCGACGAAGGGGTCACGAGCTTCAAGCTGTTCATGGCTTACCCGGGCGTCTACTACTCCACCGACGGGCAGATCTTGCGGGCGATGCAGAAGTGCGCGGAGATCGGCGGGCTGATGATGATGCACGCCGAGAACGGCATCGCGATCGACGAGTTGGTGGCTCAGCACCTGGGTCGCGGCGAGACGGGCCCCTACTTCCACGGGGTCTCGCGGCCCTGGCAGCTCGAGGAGGAGGCCACTCACCGGGCAATCATGCTCGCCGACGTGACCGGTGCGCCGTTGTACGTCGTCCATGTTTCGGCACACCAGGCACTCGAACAGATCGCCACCGCGCGGGGCGCCGGCGGGAATGTGTTCGCCGAGACCTGCCCGCAATACCTGTACCTGTCGTTGGAGGAACAGCTCGGCGCCGGAGGTTTCGAGGGCGCCAAGTGGGTGTGCTCCACACCGTTGCGTGCCCGCTCCGAAGGCCACCAGGACCAGTTGTGGCGCTATATCCGCACCGGCGACGTCGCGGGTGTGGCCACCGACCACTGCCCGTTCTGCATGGTCGGCCAGAAGGAACTGGGTATCGGCAATTTCTCGAAAATCCCCAACGGCATCGGCGGTGTCGAGCACCGCATGGATCTGATGTTCCAAGGTGTCGTCGACGGGCGAATCAGCCTCGAACGGTGGGTGGAGGTCTGCGCGACCACCCCGGCGCGCATGTTCGGCCTGTACCCCCGCAAAGGTGTCATCTCGCCAGGGGCCGACGCTGACGTGGTGATCTACGACCCCGCCGGGCACACCAGTATCGGCGTCGGCAAGACCCACCACATGAACATGGACCACTCGGCCTGGGAGGGCTTCGAGATAGACGGCGCCGTGACGGCCGTGTGGTCGCGCGGAAAGAAGGTCGTCGAGGACAGGCGCTACCTGGGAGCCAAGACCGACGGTCGATTCGTGCGCCGCGAACTTTCCCAGAATCTCATCTGAAGAGGAGAACAATCGATGGATTTCGGCGTTGTGCTGCAATGCAATCCACCAGCATCCCGGGTCGTGTCGCTGGCTGCGGAGGCTGAGGACCGTGGCTTTTCGCACGTGTGGACCTTTGATTCGCACGTGTTGTGGCAGGAGCCGTACGTCATCTACAGCCAGATCCTCGCCGCCACCCGCAACGTGATCGTCGGGCCGATGGTCACCAACCCGTTGACCCGGGACGACACCGTCACGGCGTCGACGTTCGCGACGCTGAACTCGATGTTCGGCAACCGCACCGTATGCGGCATCGGGCGCGGGGATTCGGCGGTTCGGGTGATCTCCGGCAAACCCTCTACCGTCACCCATCTACGGGAGAGCATCGAGGTGATCCGGGCGCTGGGCAACGGCGGCAGCGCCACGATCAACGGGGCGACCGTGCAGTTCCCATGGGCAGCCCGGTCGAGATTGCCGGTATACGGAGCCGGCTACGGGCCGAAGGTGCTCGACCTGATCGGCAGGCACGCCGACGGTTTCATACTCCAACTCGCCGATCCCGCAATCGTCCAATGGACAGTGGGACGCGTACGAAAGGCAGCGGAGCAGGCGGGCCGCGATCCCCGTGATGTGACGATCGTGGTGGCCTCACCGGCCTACGTCGGCGACAACCTGGCCCACCAGCGCGACCAATGCCGATGGTTCGGCGGAATGGTGGGCAACCATGTGGCCGATCTGGTCGACCGCTACGGCGGTGACGGTACACAGGTGCCGGCGGCGTTGACCGATTACATCCGCGACCGGCAAGGTTATGACTACAACGAACACGGCCGCGCGGGCAACGCCCACACCGAGTTCGTGCCCGACGAGATCGTGGACCGATTCTGTGTGCTCGGCCCGGCCGAGGACCACGTGCGGCGGCTGCGTGAGCTCGCCGACCTCGGAGTCGACCAGTTCGCAGTGTATCTACAGCACGACGGAAAGGACGAGACATTGGCTCAGTACGGCGAGGCCGTCATTCCGGCGCTCCAGCCCACCGTGGCGGCTCGCTCATGACGGCCGACACAGTGCGCGTGCCACCGAACCCGGTGTCCGACAATGCTTTCCTGGCCGACTTCGCGGCCATGTCGACCTTCGGAGCGACACCCGCGGGAGGTGTGGAACGACAGGCGGGCACCACTGCCGACGGTGAGAACCGGCGCTGGCTTGCCGCCTGGCTGGCCGAGCGCGGTTTCGAGGTGCGCTATGACCGCATCGGCAACATGTTCGGCCTGTACGAACTGGTGCCCGGCGCTCCCTATGTGCTGGCCGGTTCGCACCTGGACAGTCAACCGCGCGGCGGCCGTTATGACGGTGCGTACGGGGTCTTGGCCGCCGCGCACGCCGCCACCAGGCTGCTCGACCATTTCCGCGCGAACCCGGGTGCCGCGCGATACAACATCGCAGTCGTGAACTGGTTCAACGAAGAAGGGTCGCGGTTCAAACCCTCGATGCAGGGCAGCGGGGTGTTCACCGGCAAGCTCGCGCTGCAGGAGGCATTGGACACCACCGATGTCGACGGCGTGAGCGTGGCCGAGGCGCTCGGTGCACTCGACATGCTTGGCGAGCGCGACGTCTTCACCGTCGGCGACCACCACACCGCAGGCGGCGTGCAGGTCGCGTCATACGCCGAGATCCACATCGAGCAGGGCCGCGAACTCGACAAGGCCGGGGTGCCGATCGGCATCGTGCCCTCGACGTGGGGCGCCAACAAGTACGAGATCTCCGTCGTGGGCGCACAGTCGCACACCGGCGCCACAGCGATCGCCGACCGTCAGGATGCATTGTTGGGTGCGGCGAAAGTCGTTGTCGCTCTGCGCGAGCTGGCCGACTCCTACGGCGAGGATCTACACACGTCCTGCGGGCAGTTGACCGTTTACCCGAACTCACCGGTGGTCGTCGCCCGGGAGGTCCACATGCACCTCGACCTACGCTCACCGTCGGACCAGCTTCTCGATGAGGCCGACGCGCGGCTCAACCGGACACTCGCCGAGATCGAAGTTGCCGCTGACGTGCGCATCGAACGTCGTTTCGCTCATACCTGGAAGGGACACACCTACACTCCCGAGGGCGTCACACTGGCCGAGGCCGCGATCGAGGCACTGGAACTGAGCTCGATGCACGTGCGCACGCGCGCCGGCCACGACTCCACGAACATGAAGGACGTCGTTCCGACGGTGATGCTGTTCATCCCCAGCGTCGACGGGGTCTCACACGCGGAGAACGAGTTCACCCACGACAAGGACCTGACCACCGGTGTGGATGTGCTCACCGAGACCATGGCACGCATGGTGGAGGGTGATCTGTGAGCTGACACCCGGCCGTATCACGCATCAGCCGCCGCACGAGCAGGGTGAGCTCGCCTGTCGATCCGAGCGCGCGCGTCGCATCGAACCGACCACGGTGGCGCTCACCGCCTGGATGAGGCCGTCGACTTCGTCGTCGACGCGGTGACCGGGTGGGCCCGCCGCGAACCCGTCACGCTGGCGGGCCACAGCTGGGGTGTATACCCGCTGACCGGAGCCGCGATCCTCCTCGGCGCCGAGCTGATTCGAGAAGTCGTATACGTCAACGCCGTCGTGCCCGAACGTGGCGTCGCCATGCGCGACAAGAACCCAGCGATGGCGTCAATCATCGACGCTCAGCTCGAAAGCAGCCAGTCGATCTCGGCCTCACCGAGTGACGTCGCCGCCCAGATGATGCAGGACGAGTCACCAGTCGCCACTACTCGAAGGCAAGCAATTTGCCCAGGCGACGTTGCTGAGCCCCGGTGCAGCGCGTGAGGCGCCTACCCCGGGTGGTGCGCGTCGAGTTCGGTGAGAGACGGAGGGTCCAGCAGCGTGTGCATCTGATCGACCGCCGCAGGCGCGTCCGTCGATGCGGTCCCGATGATCTGATGTGCCGCACTGAGACCCGCCCGGTCGATGAGACGTTTCTCGTTCAATGCCCACTGCCCGCGTGAGGCCAAGATACCGTGGGCGGTCTGCATCGCGGCCCGCGCCAGCATGCCCATGCATGCCGTGCGGTCCGCGGTGGTGGCGTAGTGGCGCGCGAAGACCAGAGAGAACCCCGCATTCCAGCGCCACCGGAGTTCAGCGGATTCCCGCAGCGCCTGTGGAAACGATACGTCCGGCAGTTGACCGGAAAGCCGCCGGGCGAGGGCAATTTCACCGATCGGGACATAGGTCGGAAGGCCCGCCAGGTGCCCTTCGACATTCTCGATGTCGAACCGCCCAACCTGGGCGTCGTCCCACCACCGCTCGATGACGTCGAGGTCACGCAACAGCACGTCCACCGGTTGGCCCGACACCGACAGCCAGGCACCGCCGTTGACGATGCGACCCCACTCACCGGGCTGCGCCGCATGTCCGGGATAACCAAGACGTGCCAGCAATGCCGCGTCGAACGAACCACGGTAGTAGACGCTGAGATCCCAGTCGCTGTCCGGGCGATGGGTGTTCGTAGCGCGACTGCCTCCAAGCACCACCGAGACCACACCGGGCAGCTCGACCAGCCGCGGCACCAGTTCTGCGACCACGTCCATACGAACCACTATCGCAGCAGGTGCGCCGTAAGACCGCGTTGCGGGCCGACACCCTGCGAAGGGCGGCTGAACCCATTTCCTCCACCGCCCAGATGCAATCGTATGTGACAGCAGATACACGACGGCAACGACCGCGCAACGGAGGTTGCCACCCTGTCACCGCGCAGGGTCCTCCCCACGGGCCGGCAGCCTCTCATTCGGATGAGTGCTGGACGACGCTTCGCGCGCGTCGACTCTGCAAGCGAGGTGCCTGCGTGATACCGCCGGCGGTGAGCTCGGTACGGATGCGCTCGCGCAACTCGACCTTGCGAATCTTGGTTCCCGACATGGGCCATTCGTCGACGAAGCGTACGTAGCGCGGCACCTTGTACGTGGCGATCCGATCGAGGCAGAAGTCGATGACGTCGGCTTCTGTCAGTTTGTGTTCGCGCGTCAGCTGGATGTAGGCAACCGGAACTTCGCCATAGTAGGCGTCAGGTGCGCCCACGACGGCGACGACCGCTACGGCGGGATGCCGGAGCAGATAGGACTCGACCTCCAGCGCGGAGACGTTCTCCCCACCGACTTTCAGCATGTCCTTGATCCGGCCCTTGAAGGTGAGCCGGCCTGCCTCGTCGAGGACGCCGAGATCACCTGATGTGAACCATCCTTCGGCGTCGATGCACGCCGCGTTGGCTTCCTCGTCGCGGTAGTAACCGAGGAAGCGGGACTCACCGCGAAATTGGATCTCTCCGAGGACGTTGGGTGCGACGGGCTCTCGGGTGTCGAGATCGACGATGCGGGCCTCCATACCCGGCAGAGGTTTCCCGCCGGTGCACACCCGGACGTCGAGCGGGTCGGCAACCGTGGTCATCGCGACATGACCACTCCCCTCGGTGATCCCGTAGTTGGCGAGTTGAATCGCGTGGGGAACGCGGGCCTGCAGCTTGCGCAGAAGGTCTTCGCCACCGGTGTTCATCAACACCCGCAGCGAGGACAGGTCGGCCACGGCGAAGTCGGGGTGGTCGAGTATGCGCATCCAGATGGTCTCGAAACACGGGATCGCGTGGGTGACCCGCTCCTCGACCATCGCACGTAGCGATTGCGCGGGGTCGAAGACACCGGCATGGACGAAAGATGCGCCTGCGGTGATGCAAGCGGTGAGGGTGGCCAGTCCCGCGGTGTGGAAGAGGGGTAGCGGGCACCAGAACACAGACGTCTCGTCGAGCAGGTAGCGGTCGAACGCGAGCGACGTTCCCTGCGCGACAACAGCCACGTGGGCGATCATGCACGCTTTGGGCGATGCCGAGGTACCCGACGTATACATGAGATACGCGACCTCGCCGCCGGGTGCGGGTTCTTCCTGGTCGACGCCGTGCCGGCTGGTCCGTTCCCTCGGGTGGGTCGTCGGCAGGCCGACGGCGCTCTGATGGGTGAAGGCCCGGGCCGGCGGTGAGTATCCGTCGTCGGCGAGGACGATGATGCGTCGCAGACGGGGCGTGGCGGTCAACGCGAGGTCCGGACCCGGCGCTTCGGCGAGGCCCGGAATCGCACTCAGCAGTTCGGCCGGCCGGTCGGAGTGCTGGTTGGGCGCAATCGTGATGACTGCTGCGAGATCGCTGTGGGCGATCACGTAACTCAGTTCGTCGGTGCGGAAACGATCGTTGATCGCGACGGTGACTGCGCCGGCACGGGCACAGGCGACGATGGCGGCGATCATGTCGAGCGATGCGGGCATCCACAACCCGACATGGTCACCGGCCTGTACACCGGCTCGGCGCAACATCCGGACGAAGTCGTCGACGCGAACATCCATCTCTGCGTAGGTGTATCGCTGGTCGGGAAAGGCGAACACCGAATCGGGATGTGCCGAGGCGCTGCGGCGCAGCAGGTCGCTGAGGTTACGCGGGACCGCTTCTGTCATGGTGATGGCTCGATTCCATTGCATGCTGCTCTCACTGCCCGGTGAATACCGGTGCTCGGTGTTCGCTGAATGCCGACATCCCTTCGGCAAAGTCACAGGACCCGATGTAGTCCCCGAAGGTCGTGAGTTCGAGCCCGAGTCCGACAGACACCGGTTGGTTCCTGGCGCTGTGAGCGGTGCGTTTCATGTGGGCCAAGGCCAAGGGACTGAGGTCGGCAATGTGCGCCGCAAGTTCGCCTGCGACGCCGATGAGTTCGTCGTGCGGGACGACTTCGTCGACGAGTCCGGTGAGGTGTCGGTGGCCTGCGGGCAGCAACTCACCGCTGAGTAGCAACCGCGCGGCGATGTTGGGCGGGACCTTGTTGACCAAGCGAGCGACTCCCCCGGCGCCGGGGAGGACGCCGTACCGGGCGTGGCCGTCTCCGATGAGCGCGGTGTCGGCCGCCAGTACGATGTCGCAGCACAGCAGCAGTTCCATACCGCCTGCGACGGCCACCCCGTTGACGGCGGCGATCACCGGCCTCGGACTGTCTTCCAGCCGGCTCAGGGTTTTCGCGGTGTGGTCGACGAACCGCACGAGTCCCTCTCGATCACCGCGGTCGAGGAACTGCTTGAACTCCCGCAGATCGCCACCCGCGCTGAACGCCGGGCCCATGCCGGTCACGACGATCACACGACACGACGGGTCGTTCTCGATCTGGTCGAGCGCAGCATTCAGGTCGGAGATGAGCTGTTGTGACAACGCGTTCCGTTTGTCGGCACGGTTGAGCCGCAGCCAGCCGACCCCTCGTGTGATGGCGAGCAACACCGTGGATTTCGTCACGGATGGTCCTTCCCGGATGGGCCGACAGCGGCGTCGGCGAGGTCGGGGATGCGACTGTGTGCACGCCAAGGCGCAACCGCCTCGGCGAATGCTCGCCGGAAGTCGCCGCTCGTTCCGGCGATCAAGATTGTTCGCATCGCTGCCTCCATGCCCCGCCATCTCAATAAGCACAGTGTCGAAAAAAAATAAGCACTCCGTCAAGTATCGGCGTGGACGCCTAGTCCGGAGGGGCCGACTGGGGGCGTCCGACCGGACGTGCGCGATGCGACGACGCCGGGCCGCCAGCCCGAAGTCGTTGTGCCGTAAGGCCATAACCGATGGCGACCGATCAGACACCTCGCGACCGAAACGGGTGACCGCGTCGCCGACAACAAGCTGATAAAAATCAGCACTGTGTGGATTCGTGCTAACCTGACTGCCGTGACAGGGAAGTTCGCCCGTTGACCCGACGGAGATCGACCGCGCCGAGCAAAGGCGACCGGCGACGCGAAGCGGTGTTGGACGCGGCCGAGGCTCTCCTGAGCACGACGGGTTATCACGCGATGACGATCGCGGATATTGCCGACGGCGCGGGCATCACCCGCGGTGCGCTCTACTTCTACTTCGGCTCGAAGCAGGAGGTCATCACAGCTCTGTTTGCGCGCTGCGTCGAAGTGCTGCACGAGAAGTCCCGAGCAGCGGCCGCTGACGCCGCCAGCGGGGCCGCCGCCATCGATATGGCGATGGAGCGCACGGAGGCGCTGTGGCGCGAGCACGGCGTGGTGATGCGCACGGCGATCGATCTCGCTTCCACCGTCGAGGAGCTCGACAGGCTGTGGGCCGATACCGCCGATCTGTTCATCGACGCCATCAGGGCGATCTTGGAGAACATGGGAGTGCCGGCAGGTTCAGGCGTGGACGAATCCTCGTCGCTCGCCAAAACGTTGTGCTGGATGATCGAACGGAACTTCTATCAGGCCTCACGGATTTCGAACGCAGAACTGGCGAAGGCGAGTCGGACCTGTGCCGAGATCTGGCGGCGGGCTGCGCGCAGCGCATGAGCCGGTCGGTCAGGCATAGTCCTCAGACCCGGGTTGATGCGTGGCGGTGCCCAGGAACACAATGGGGTGCCCTGTGCATGGCGCAGATGAAGCGAGTGAATATCACTTTTGCTCCGTGACCCAGCTTCAGGTCTACTGGTCGTACCGCCGCTACGTCGTCGGCACCTACTCTCCCTAGCTAGATGCCGGCGCGTAGCGGACGGTTGAGGCAGTGCGCTTTTCGGCTCGACAGCGCGGGCGCCAAGTCCGGTCCCCTGGTCCGCGGTCAGTCCGTGGCGTGTCGATCACGATATCCCTCAAGAAGTTTGAGCCATACCTCGCTGACGGTCGGAAAACACGGCACGGCGTGCCAGAGCCGCTCGATGGGTACCTGCCCGGCGACTGCGATCGTGGCGGCGTGCAACATCTCGACGACTCCTGGCCCGACCATGGTCACGCCCAACAGGTACCGGTGGTCTTCGTCGACAACGATGCGAGCGGCACCGCGGTACCCGTCTGCATAGAAGTTCGCGCCCGGTACCGTCCCCATGTCGACATCGACGATGTAGATCCGGTGTCCACGCCGTCTGGCTTCGTCGGCGGTCAGTCCCACCGAACCGGCCTCAGGATCGGTGAAGAACGCCTGTGGCACGGCCAGATTGTTCGCAGTTGCGGCATGTGCACTCCATGGGGCTGTGTCCACGGTGTGGCCGCGGGCCCGGGCGCCGATCACGGCACCGGCAATGCGGGCTTGGTACTTGCCTTGATGCGTCAGCAGGGCACGGCGGTTGACATCACCGAGTGCATAGAGCCACTGCCCCTCGACCCCACGCACCGAACAGGTGTCGTCGACATCCAGCCAGGTTCCCGGCGGTAGGCCGACGGTCTCCAACCCGATGTGGGTGGTGTTGGGTGTACGGCCGGTCGCGAAGAGGATCTGGTCGACCTCGATCTGTTCTCCGCTGTCGAGGCTGACCTGTACCGGACCGTTGGGCCGTGGGCGGTGCACTGCGGTGACCGAAACGCCCGTTCGTACGTCCACGCCCGCTTCGGCCAACCCGAGACGCACGTGCTCACCGACGAACGGCTCCATGCGGGGCAGCAGCGTGTCGGTGCGTGCCAGCAGCGTCACGTTCGCACCCAGCCCGCGCCAGGCCGTGGCCATCTCCACTCCGACACCCCCGCCGCCGACAACCGCCAGTCGGTCCGGCACGGTGCTGCTGTCGGTGGCCCTGCGGTTCGTCCACGGTTCGATCTCGGCCAGGCCCGGCAGGTGTGGAAGTGCGGCGGTGCTGCCGGTGCAGATCACCACCGCGTGGCGGGCATTGAGGGTCAGAACGTTGTGCTCGTCGGTGCTCACACACACCTTGCGTGCGCCGTCGAGTGTGGCGTGCCCACGCACCAGCCGAGGCCCCATGGTGGCGACCGCTTCTGCGACCGGGGTGTCGTCCCAGTTGGTGACGTATCGGTCGCGCCGCGCGAAGACTCCTTTGGAATCGATTGCGCCGACGACCGCTTCACGCGCGCCGTCAACGCGGCGCGCATCGGCAACCGCCAGCACCGGTCGCAGCAAGGACTTGCTTGGCACGCATCCCCAGAAGTTGCACTCCCCGCCGACGAGTTCACGCTCGACCAGTGCCACCGACAGGCCTTCGGCGTGGGCGCGGTCCGCGGCATTGATGCCGACCGGCCCGCCACCGATGACGACGACGTCGTATGTTTCGGCAGTCTCCGCCCCGCTGGGGGTCAGCGCGGTTGAATCTGGCTCTTTCACAATAGGTTCCCTTCCTCAAGTACCGCGGATTCAAGACCTGAACGTGAATTCATATGCTGTACAGGTGTTTTAACGACCCGGCCAAGCGGTCGGTGACATGTCTGATCTGCCGAACAGGCGTCGGACATCATTCGAGTTCTCGACAATATCGAACCTGGACAGCGCCAGTGCCCCAAACAATTTCGCAGCTCAGTGATCTGACTTGCCATATCCATACGGATGCCTCCGCTGTCGCTGATCACCCAGCTCGCAGGCTGGTCACAGTTGATTCGGCTGGCTTCCCGTGGTGTCGATCAGCAGATCATGGGACGCAAGTCTGGTCGGACGCCGTCGCGCAAGTGGGGCGATACACCCAATATTCTGGGGCATAAGGCCCAAGATGTCCAGGCTTGATTCAGACGTCAAGCGGCCGACGCATGCTCAACCTCGGCGGCGCTCGCGCCGGGGCGACTTCGAAGTGGCGAAATTGCCGACATAATTCAGCGCACCGGTCATGGCAGCCTTGAACGGTTCTGACGATGAAGTGATGTGGGTGAGCATGGTGCTGCCCTGGTGGGCAATGACGAGCACCGCAGCGAGGTGACGCGGATCTGCGTCGTCGCGTAGGTCGTGTTGCCGCACCATGGCGGTCATACCGTCGTAGAAGAGCGCCAGCCAGCGGTCGTAACCGGCGGCGATGTCGTCGAGAACCTCATCGTCGGCTTCGAGCAACTCACTGGTCAGCGACCCGTACACGCAGCCATTGCGCAGATAGTTCTCGCCGCCTTGCAACCAGCACAGTTCGGCCCATTTGTGCAGCGAGGAGATGTTGCGCAGTCCGCCCATCTCGGGTTGCGCGTGAAAGGCGAGGACGAAGTCCGTGCGGGC
Coding sequences:
- a CDS encoding TIGR03842 family LLM class F420-dependent oxidoreductase; this translates as MDFGVVLQCNPPASRVVSLAAEAEDRGFSHVWTFDSHVLWQEPYVIYSQILAATRNVIVGPMVTNPLTRDDTVTASTFATLNSMFGNRTVCGIGRGDSAVRVISGKPSTVTHLRESIEVIRALGNGGSATINGATVQFPWAARSRLPVYGAGYGPKVLDLIGRHADGFILQLADPAIVQWTVGRVRKAAEQAGRDPRDVTIVVASPAYVGDNLAHQRDQCRWFGGMVGNHVADLVDRYGGDGTQVPAALTDYIRDRQGYDYNEHGRAGNAHTEFVPDEIVDRFCVLGPAEDHVRRLRELADLGVDQFAVYLQHDGKDETLAQYGEAVIPALQPTVAARS
- a CDS encoding class I adenylate-forming enzyme family protein; protein product: MTEAVPRNLSDLLRRSASAHPDSVFAFPDQRYTYAEMDVRVDDFVRMLRRAGVQAGDHVGLWMPASLDMIAAIVACARAGAVTVAINDRFRTDELSYVIAHSDLAAVITIAPNQHSDRPAELLSAIPGLAEAPGPDLALTATPRLRRIIVLADDGYSPPARAFTHQSAVGLPTTHPRERTSRHGVDQEEPAPGGEVAYLMYTSGTSASPKACMIAHVAVVAQGTSLAFDRYLLDETSVFWCPLPLFHTAGLATLTACITAGASFVHAGVFDPAQSLRAMVEERVTHAIPCFETIWMRILDHPDFAVADLSSLRVLMNTGGEDLLRKLQARVPHAIQLANYGITEGSGHVAMTTVADPLDVRVCTGGKPLPGMEARIVDLDTREPVAPNVLGEIQFRGESRFLGYYRDEEANAACIDAEGWFTSGDLGVLDEAGRLTFKGRIKDMLKVGGENVSALEVESYLLRHPAVAVVAVVGAPDAYYGEVPVAYIQLTREHKLTEADVIDFCLDRIATYKVPRYVRFVDEWPMSGTKIRKVELRERIRTELTAGGITQAPRLQSRRARSVVQHSSE
- a CDS encoding pyrimidine permease RutG produces the protein MSIFDWQVKSGDSVVAPHERLSWPRTTGIGLQHVVAMFGATFLVPVLTGFPPATTLLFSGLGTILFLIITQNRLPSYLGSSFAIIAPTIAASTSHGPSGALGGIVIVGALLILIGAVVHFAGIGWIESLMPPVVTGSIVALVGFNLAPAAKANFEEDAVTAAVVLVLLLLSLVVFRGLLGRLAIFTSVVIGYFVALARGKVDTSAIGAADWVGLPEFTTPTFHLSVLPMFIPVVMVLVVENIGHVKSITAMTGIDNNSRVGRALAADGLATVLAGSGGGSATTTYAENIGVMAATKVYSTAAYWIAGLAAILLGLSPKVGAVIASIPPGVLGGVTVALYGLVGILGVHIWVTNKVDFSKPINQFTAAIALVIGIADFTWKMGDLAFGGIALGAIGAVVVYHVMRMIGQWRGTVIIDGPASDDAAAQDLTAGQKVAL
- a CDS encoding enoyl-CoA hydratase/isomerase family protein, which gives rise to MTKSTVLLAITRGVGWLRLNRADKRNALSQQLISDLNAALDQIENDPSCRVIVVTGMGPAFSAGGDLREFKQFLDRGDREGLVRFVDHTAKTLSRLEDSPRPVIAAVNGVAVAGGMELLLCCDIVLAADTALIGDGHARYGVLPGAGGVARLVNKVPPNIAARLLLSGELLPAGHRHLTGLVDEVVPHDELIGVAGELAAHIADLSPLALAHMKRTAHSARNQPVSVGLGLELTTFGDYIGSCDFAEGMSAFSEHRAPVFTGQ
- a CDS encoding nucleotidyltransferase domain-containing protein, whose amino-acid sequence is MDVVAELVPRLVELPGVVSVVLGGSRATNTHRPDSDWDLSVYYRGSFDAALLARLGYPGHAAQPGEWGRIVNGGAWLSVSGQPVDVLLRDLDVIERWWDDAQVGRFDIENVEGHLAGLPTYVPIGEIALARRLSGQLPDVSFPQALRESAELRWRWNAGFSLVFARHYATTADRTACMGMLARAAMQTAHGILASRGQWALNEKRLIDRAGLSAAHQIIGTASTDAPAAVDQMHTLLDPPSLTELDAHHPG
- a CDS encoding bis(5'-nucleosyl)-tetraphosphatase, with translation MTGWARREPVTLAGHSWGVYPLTGAAILLGAELIREVVYVNAVVPERGVAMRDKNPAMASIIDAQLESSQSISASPSDVAAQMMQDESPVATTRRQAICPGDVAEPRCSA
- a CDS encoding M20 family metallo-hydrolase produces the protein MTADTVRVPPNPVSDNAFLADFAAMSTFGATPAGGVERQAGTTADGENRRWLAAWLAERGFEVRYDRIGNMFGLYELVPGAPYVLAGSHLDSQPRGGRYDGAYGVLAAAHAATRLLDHFRANPGAARYNIAVVNWFNEEGSRFKPSMQGSGVFTGKLALQEALDTTDVDGVSVAEALGALDMLGERDVFTVGDHHTAGGVQVASYAEIHIEQGRELDKAGVPIGIVPSTWGANKYEISVVGAQSHTGATAIADRQDALLGAAKVVVALRELADSYGEDLHTSCGQLTVYPNSPVVVAREVHMHLDLRSPSDQLLDEADARLNRTLAEIEVAADVRIERRFAHTWKGHTYTPEGVTLAEAAIEALELSSMHVRTRAGHDSTNMKDVVPTVMLFIPSVDGVSHAENEFTHDKDLTTGVDVLTETMARMVEGDL
- the hydA gene encoding dihydropyrimidinase, giving the protein MVTTLIRGGTVVSATGRQSIDVLIDGATIAALIEPGAAPFGDGLAERVDNVVDATGKYVIPGGVDAHTHMQMPFGGTTASDTFETGTRAAALGGTTTIVDFAIQTPGEHVQDTLQAWHEKAAGNCAIDYGFHQIIGDVNTESLAAMGELIDEGVTSFKLFMAYPGVYYSTDGQILRAMQKCAEIGGLMMMHAENGIAIDELVAQHLGRGETGPYFHGVSRPWQLEEEATHRAIMLADVTGAPLYVVHVSAHQALEQIATARGAGGNVFAETCPQYLYLSLEEQLGAGGFEGAKWVCSTPLRARSEGHQDQLWRYIRTGDVAGVATDHCPFCMVGQKELGIGNFSKIPNGIGGVEHRMDLMFQGVVDGRISLERWVEVCATTPARMFGLYPRKGVISPGADADVVIYDPAGHTSIGVGKTHHMNMDHSAWEGFEIDGAVTAVWSRGKKVVEDRRYLGAKTDGRFVRRELSQNLI